The Clostridioides sp. ES-S-0010-02 genome window below encodes:
- a CDS encoding AzlD domain-containing protein, which translates to MNNSNYIFFIIIGMYIVTYLPRVLPMLIFSKKDMPESLKKIMKFIPVAILTSLTAKDVFFNGDNLYLSVVNPKIISFLIVLLVAYKFKSIGISIVTGVISIYLFGFIM; encoded by the coding sequence ATGAATAATAGTAATTATATATTTTTTATTATAATAGGAATGTACATTGTTACATACCTTCCAAGAGTTCTTCCAATGTTAATTTTTTCGAAAAAGGATATGCCTGAGTCTTTGAAAAAAATAATGAAATTTATACCTGTAGCAATCCTTACTTCTTTAACAGCGAAAGATGTATTTTTTAATGGAGATAATTTATATTTGTCTGTAGTAAATCCTAAAATTATATCTTTTCTAATTGTGCTTCTTGTTGCATATAAATTTAAATCTATTGGAATTTCTATTGTTACAGGTGTGATATCTATATATTTATTTGGATTTATTATGTAA
- a CDS encoding PLP-dependent aminotransferase family protein — protein sequence MPINSFENYPMNWKPKRPLRGQILYKAIAEQLEQDIDNGTLLPGTKLPPQRELADFLDVNVSTISRAFKICEKKGLISGVTGSGTFVAYDIRSNLFLMSSNKITFIEMGTMNPDFALEEMSTLFKQITKELDFKTIFQYGQRDGADWQKEAIAKLISQTGFKTSADSLLPASGGQNAIVAILAGLFQHGDRIGVDPLTYPGIKTAAKMLGIQLIPIKQENGEISEEGLLYACKNENIKGIYIIPDYQNPTTHIMSEDGRKMIAHIASKYNLIVIEDAIHGLLNEIHLNPVANYIPNQTIYITSLSKILAPSLRLAYIATPKKYREALSSALYNINLSQSYFLTEIAYRMIASGEADKLIEARRKSARKRNEIVNQYLSEYNILGNNECIFRWLILPDDIMAEKLELQALKEGVQVYASERFAVGKEKPISAIRIAVCATENIEELKSGLSVLKRLLKEKR from the coding sequence ATGCCAATTAATTCTTTTGAAAATTATCCTATGAATTGGAAACCAAAACGGCCATTAAGAGGACAAATATTATATAAAGCTATTGCAGAACAATTAGAACAAGATATTGATAATGGAACTTTGTTGCCTGGTACCAAATTGCCACCACAACGTGAATTGGCAGACTTCCTAGATGTAAATGTAAGTACTATTTCTAGAGCCTTTAAAATTTGTGAAAAGAAAGGATTAATAAGTGGGGTGACAGGAAGTGGAACTTTTGTAGCTTATGATATACGGTCAAATTTATTTTTGATGTCAAGTAATAAAATTACATTCATTGAAATGGGTACAATGAATCCTGATTTTGCATTAGAAGAAATGAGTACTTTATTTAAACAAATAACTAAAGAATTGGATTTTAAAACTATATTTCAATATGGACAGAGAGATGGCGCTGATTGGCAAAAAGAAGCTATAGCTAAATTGATTTCCCAAACTGGATTTAAAACCTCAGCTGATAGCTTACTTCCTGCAAGTGGAGGACAAAATGCAATTGTAGCCATTTTGGCAGGGCTATTTCAACATGGAGATAGAATAGGTGTAGACCCATTAACTTACCCTGGAATAAAGACAGCAGCCAAAATGCTTGGAATACAATTAATTCCAATTAAACAAGAAAATGGGGAGATTAGTGAAGAAGGTTTATTATATGCATGCAAGAATGAAAATATCAAGGGAATATATATAATACCAGATTATCAAAATCCCACTACACATATAATGTCAGAGGATGGACGAAAAATGATTGCACATATTGCATCCAAATATAACCTAATTGTTATTGAGGATGCTATTCATGGTTTACTTAATGAAATACATTTGAATCCAGTTGCTAATTATATACCTAATCAGACAATTTATATTACAAGTTTATCAAAAATTCTTGCACCTAGCTTGCGTCTTGCATACATTGCTACACCTAAAAAGTATAGAGAAGCCTTATCAAGTGCTTTGTATAATATTAATCTCTCTCAATCATATTTTTTAACAGAAATAGCTTATCGTATGATTGCATCAGGAGAAGCAGATAAATTAATTGAGGCACGCCGTAAGTCTGCTAGAAAGAGAAATGAGATTGTCAATCAATATTTATCTGAGTATAATATTTTAGGAAATAATGAATGTATATTTAGATGGTTAATACTACCTGATGATATAATGGCTGAAAAACTTGAGTTACAAGCACTCAAAGAAGGTGTACAGGTTTATGCATCTGAGCGCTTTGCAGTTGGAAAAGAAAAACCTATTTCTGCAATAAGAATAGCTGTATGTGCTACAGAAAATATAGAAGAACTTAAATCTGGTTTAAGTGTATTAAAACGATTACTAAAAGAAAAAAGATAA
- a CDS encoding DUF4878 domain-containing protein → MNIIKRVPLILIVLIAILLTGCSPRESASEVAKKYSDRVNSGDYETAYDLLSKDTKKKVSLERFKEYQSVLLETKKVIGYKLIKEENIEKYKYDKKEYKNLVKLEETYDIKNIYLKKCESLKINRYLIVENNQYKLLWHENFKRNLSSRYLDVVYLKFRKHEIVSDKTLKKALKDTTLLLKKAVDIDPTNSDAYYAQTCHYMNLDEYDNGLISINNCLKYLDKKNSNYKKDLSDAYNLKAVMCMGNKKYDEAKKFLNKSLYANKDNNDAKFNLKVIKNQLE, encoded by the coding sequence ATGAACATTATTAAAAGAGTACCCTTAATATTAATAGTATTAATTGCAATATTACTAACAGGATGTTCTCCAAGAGAAAGTGCTAGTGAAGTAGCAAAAAAGTACAGTGATAGAGTAAATTCTGGAGATTATGAAACAGCATATGATTTACTAAGCAAAGACACCAAGAAAAAAGTTAGCCTTGAAAGGTTTAAAGAGTATCAAAGTGTATTACTTGAGACAAAAAAAGTAATTGGTTATAAATTAATAAAAGAAGAAAATATAGAAAAATATAAATATGATAAAAAAGAATATAAAAATCTTGTTAAACTAGAAGAAACTTATGATATAAAAAATATTTACTTAAAAAAATGTGAGTCTTTAAAAATTAATAGGTACCTTATAGTTGAAAATAATCAGTATAAGTTATTATGGCATGAAAATTTCAAACGAAATCTTAGTTCTAGATACCTTGATGTTGTATATCTAAAATTTAGAAAACATGAGATAGTTTCAGATAAAACACTTAAAAAAGCACTTAAAGATACTACTCTACTACTGAAAAAAGCAGTTGACATTGATCCTACTAATTCAGATGCTTATTATGCACAAACATGTCACTATATGAATTTAGACGAATATGATAATGGTCTGATTTCAATTAATAACTGCTTAAAATATTTAGATAAAAAAAATTCTAATTATAAAAAAGATTTAAGTGATGCATATAATTTAAAGGCCGTTATGTGTATGGGTAATAAAAAATATGATGAAGCAAAAAAATTTTTAAATAAATCATTGTATGCTAATAAGGATAACAATGATGCAAAGTTTAACTTAAAAGTAATAAAAAATCAATTAGAGTAA
- a CDS encoding AzlC family ABC transporter permease, with protein MERTQQLRESFIASIPIFLGYIPIGIVGGILLQKSGISPFQIALMVTLVFGGSSQFIAASMISAGASVTSIVLTTFIVNLRHFLMSSNLNMYIKNKSPKFILPFCHTITDETFAVNYEKFTTGNWTDKNAIYLNFFCLVSSVLANFIGAFLGETISIDSSISGFILTSMFIALIVSQIKNKIYVLVFISSIIISIILYVLFKSNLVIIVASILASLIGFFAEEVHSKKEESYE; from the coding sequence ATGGAAAGAACTCAGCAACTAAGAGAAAGTTTTATTGCTTCTATACCCATATTTTTGGGCTATATACCAATAGGAATAGTAGGAGGAATACTATTGCAGAAATCTGGTATTTCACCTTTCCAAATAGCATTAATGGTAACTTTGGTATTTGGAGGAAGTTCTCAATTTATTGCAGCTTCAATGATTTCAGCTGGTGCAAGTGTAACGTCTATTGTATTAACCACATTTATTGTTAATTTGAGACATTTTTTAATGAGTTCCAATTTAAATATGTATATAAAAAATAAAAGTCCAAAGTTTATATTGCCATTTTGCCATACCATAACTGATGAAACTTTTGCAGTTAATTATGAAAAATTTACTACTGGAAATTGGACTGATAAAAATGCAATCTATCTCAATTTTTTTTGCCTAGTTTCATCAGTCTTAGCTAATTTTATTGGGGCATTTTTAGGAGAAACAATATCTATAGATAGTTCTATTTCTGGATTTATACTGACCTCTATGTTTATAGCATTAATAGTTTCTCAAATAAAAAACAAGATTTATGTTTTAGTATTTATATCGTCAATTATTATTTCAATTATTTTATATGTATTGTTTAAGAGTAATTTAGTAATTATAGTTGCATCAATTTTAGCCTCTTTAATTGGGTTCTTTGCAGAAGAGGTACATTCGAAAAAGGAGGAATCTTATGAATAA
- a CDS encoding effector binding domain-containing protein: MKTITISQVSKNMGISTRMLRYYEQIGLIKSFRREGYAYRVYDDEAISRIEQIMLLRKLRIPLRQIQTILENKNAVTAINIFRQNINELDEEITALSTIKDILFCFIKELIKVTELPFKNIISENDTLLSAIESLNIVSINFKEEQGMNKLNKADERLSKINDIRIVYLPPTTIASAHYIGDDPELHANTMLDEFVCKNNLNKIKPDLRRYGFNHPNPIDETGYHGYEAWVTIPDNMDISAPLKRKQFAGGLYGAHMIAFGNFAEWDALLEWVNNSEKYEFAGDLQDQEHMCGLLEEHLNYFSHIEKTDLEVKDIQLDLLIPIKEK; the protein is encoded by the coding sequence ATGAAGACAATCACTATAAGCCAAGTATCTAAAAATATGGGGATATCCACTAGAATGCTACGCTATTATGAACAAATTGGATTAATTAAAAGTTTTCGTCGTGAAGGTTATGCTTACAGAGTTTATGATGATGAAGCAATTTCTAGAATTGAGCAGATTATGCTTTTGCGTAAATTGCGAATTCCTTTACGTCAAATTCAAACAATTCTAGAAAATAAAAATGCAGTTACTGCTATTAACATCTTTCGTCAAAATATAAATGAATTAGACGAGGAAATTACTGCTCTTTCAACAATCAAGGATATTCTCTTTTGTTTTATCAAAGAATTAATTAAAGTTACAGAACTACCATTCAAAAATATTATTTCTGAAAATGACACATTGTTATCAGCTATTGAATCACTCAATATTGTTAGTATTAATTTTAAGGAGGAGCAAGGTATGAATAAGTTAAATAAAGCAGATGAAAGACTATCAAAAATCAATGATATACGTATAGTATACCTACCACCAACTACTATTGCTTCCGCTCATTATATTGGTGATGACCCAGAACTTCATGCAAATACAATGCTTGATGAATTCGTGTGTAAAAACAATTTGAATAAAATTAAACCAGATTTAAGACGTTATGGTTTCAATCATCCTAATCCAATAGATGAAACAGGCTATCATGGTTATGAGGCATGGGTGACAATTCCAGATAATATGGATATTTCGGCACCACTTAAAAGAAAGCAATTTGCAGGAGGGTTATATGGTGCACATATGATTGCTTTTGGCAATTTTGCTGAATGGGATGCACTTCTTGAATGGGTGAATAACAGTGAGAAATATGAATTTGCAGGTGATTTACAAGACCAAGAACATATGTGTGGTCTTTTAGAAGAACATTTAAACTATTTTAGCCATATAGAAAAGACAGACCTTGAGGTAAAAGATATACAACTTGATTTACTAATACCTATTAAGGAAAAATAA